A single window of Flavobacterium sp. 140616W15 DNA harbors:
- a CDS encoding Nif3-like dinuclear metal center hexameric protein, which yields MKIQEILSVLEEMAPLGYAEDFDNVGLLVGNASTEATGVLVCHDALENVIDEAINKNCNLVVCFHPILFSGIKKITGKNYVERAILKAIKNDVAIYAVHTALDNHSQGVNKIFCDALGLTNTKVLIPKQQYIQKLITYTVPDNSEKVRNALFEAGAGKIGNYDNCSFNTEGFFTFKGNENSNPVIGEKEKLHTGNEIKIEVVFEKHLQSKVLKALFNTHIYEEVAYEIYDLQNAHQNIGLGMIGEFETPMSETDFLPFVKEKMIADGIRHSAYIGKKIHKVAVLGGSGSFAIKNAIQAGADAFLTADLKYHQFYEAENRLLLADIGHFESERYTKNYIVDYLRKKILNFAIILSEENTNPVKYL from the coding sequence ATGAAAATACAAGAAATACTTTCTGTACTTGAAGAAATGGCTCCTTTGGGATATGCCGAAGATTTTGACAATGTTGGTTTGTTAGTAGGAAATGCTTCTACAGAAGCTACAGGAGTTTTGGTTTGTCATGATGCTCTCGAAAATGTAATAGACGAAGCAATTAACAAAAACTGCAATCTTGTAGTTTGCTTTCATCCTATTTTATTTTCTGGCATCAAAAAGATAACTGGTAAAAACTATGTAGAACGTGCTATTCTTAAAGCAATTAAAAATGACGTTGCTATTTATGCTGTACATACGGCATTGGATAATCATTCACAAGGTGTAAACAAAATATTCTGTGATGCTTTAGGTTTGACAAATACGAAAGTCCTGATTCCGAAACAGCAATACATTCAGAAATTAATAACCTATACTGTTCCTGATAATTCTGAAAAAGTTCGCAATGCTTTGTTTGAAGCTGGGGCTGGTAAAATTGGCAATTACGATAATTGTAGTTTTAATACGGAAGGTTTTTTCACTTTTAAAGGAAACGAAAATAGCAATCCTGTTATTGGCGAAAAGGAAAAATTACACACTGGAAACGAAATAAAAATTGAAGTTGTTTTTGAAAAACATTTACAATCAAAGGTTTTAAAAGCTCTTTTCAACACTCATATTTATGAAGAAGTAGCTTATGAAATTTACGATTTGCAAAACGCTCATCAAAACATAGGTTTGGGTATGATTGGAGAATTTGAAACTCCGATGAGTGAAACTGACTTTTTGCCTTTTGTAAAAGAAAAAATGATAGCTGATGGCATTAGACATTCTGCTTATATTGGAAAGAAAATTCATAAAGTTGCTGTCCTTGGTGGATCTGGGAGCTTCGCTATAAAAAATGCAATTCAGGCTGGAGCTGATGCTTTTTTGACAGCTGATTTAAAATACCATCAGTTTTACGAAGCCGAAAATCGATTACTATTAGCCGATATTGGACATTTTGAAAGCGAACGCTATACAAAAAATTATATTGTTGATTATCTTCGGAAAAAAATCCTTAATTTTGCAATCATTTTATCAGAAGAAAATACAAATCCAGTTAAGTACTTATAG
- a CDS encoding zinc ribbon domain-containing protein — translation MANTKELSVEDKLRAIYDLQLIDSRIDEIRNVRGELPLEVEDLEDEVAGLGTRSEKLKSELEIVEEQIKTRKNAIDDHKESIKKYTKQQESVRNNREFNSLTKEVEFQELEIQLAEKQIKEMKVSIEHKKEVISGLKEKLESKSSHLKHKKSELDAIMAETQKEEIFLSEKSAEYEGLIEERLLAAYKRIRTSVRNGLAVVSIERGASAGSFFTIPPQTQVEIASRKKIITDEHSGRILVDSTLAEEEREKMEQLFSKF, via the coding sequence ATGGCGAATACGAAAGAATTAAGTGTTGAGGACAAGTTAAGAGCAATTTACGATTTACAGCTAATTGACTCTAGAATTGACGAAATCAGAAACGTAAGAGGAGAACTTCCATTAGAGGTGGAAGATCTAGAAGATGAAGTTGCAGGTTTAGGCACACGTTCAGAAAAATTGAAAAGCGAACTAGAAATAGTTGAAGAGCAAATCAAGACTAGAAAAAATGCTATTGATGATCATAAAGAATCTATCAAAAAGTATACAAAACAACAAGAATCTGTTCGCAACAATAGAGAATTTAACTCTTTGACTAAAGAAGTTGAGTTTCAAGAATTAGAAATTCAATTGGCTGAAAAGCAAATCAAAGAAATGAAAGTTTCTATTGAGCATAAAAAAGAAGTTATCTCTGGTTTAAAAGAAAAACTTGAGTCTAAAAGCTCACATCTAAAGCATAAAAAATCTGAATTAGATGCGATTATGGCTGAAACTCAAAAAGAAGAAATCTTCTTATCTGAAAAATCAGCTGAGTACGAAGGTTTAATCGAAGAGCGTTTATTAGCTGCATACAAACGTATCAGAACAAGTGTTCGTAACGGTTTAGCAGTAGTATCTATTGAAAGAGGTGCATCTGCAGGATCTTTCTTTACTATTCCACCACAAACTCAAGTTGAGATTGCATCTAGAAAAAAAATCATCACTGATGAGCATTCTGGAAGAATCTTAGTTGACAGTACATTAGCAGAGGAAGAAAGAGAAAAAATGGAACAATTATTTTCTAAATTCTAA
- a CDS encoding alpha/beta fold hydrolase codes for MRFKEGIRFITLKSVGKYINFLSYVRPKKAAQISYALFSQPREGRLRKDSLPQILQNTKTETFHHNEHHFQTYTWEGNETKILLVHGWESNAARWQKTLPHLQKSGSTIIAIDAPAHGQSSGKEFNVPLYAEFINKAVQKYQPTIIIGHSIGGAACVYHQYLFPESSIQKMVILGAPSDLQTLINNYIAMLSLNKKMIPLLENRFITRFNFKLDDFSGKKFASNFTIKGLIAHDTADNVVAFEEGEKIASTWKNSQFIATNGLGHGMHDDELYQKVVDFLFLED; via the coding sequence TTGAGATTTAAAGAAGGAATTCGTTTCATAACACTAAAATCCGTTGGGAAGTATATCAACTTTTTAAGTTATGTTCGTCCCAAAAAAGCTGCACAAATTTCGTATGCTCTATTTAGTCAACCTAGAGAAGGCAGATTAAGAAAAGACAGCTTACCACAAATATTACAAAACACTAAAACAGAAACGTTCCATCATAACGAGCATCATTTTCAAACTTACACTTGGGAAGGAAATGAAACTAAAATTTTACTCGTTCATGGCTGGGAAAGTAATGCTGCACGTTGGCAAAAAACACTACCTCACTTACAAAAATCCGGAAGTACTATTATTGCTATCGATGCTCCTGCTCACGGGCAAAGTAGCGGTAAAGAATTCAACGTACCTCTTTATGCTGAATTCATTAACAAAGCAGTACAAAAATACCAACCTACAATTATAATTGGTCATTCTATAGGAGGAGCAGCTTGTGTCTATCATCAGTACTTATTTCCTGAAAGTAGTATTCAGAAAATGGTTATTCTAGGAGCTCCATCCGATTTACAAACCCTGATCAATAATTATATCGCTATGTTAAGTTTAAACAAAAAAATGATTCCTCTATTAGAAAATCGTTTCATCACTCGTTTCAACTTTAAACTAGATGATTTCTCTGGAAAAAAATTTGCATCAAATTTTACTATAAAAGGACTGATCGCACATGATACTGCTGATAATGTTGTCGCTTTTGAAGAAGGAGAAAAAATAGCCAGCACATGGAAAAACAGCCAATTTATAGCTACAAATGGCTTAGGTCACGGCATGCATGACGATGAATTGTATCAGAAAGTTGTTGATTTTTTGTTTCTTGAAGATTAG
- a CDS encoding helix-turn-helix transcriptional regulator produces MEEQFIKIATLIGDPTRASIMWALLDGKAFTATELAIVGNTSPQNISMHLGKLLDADLLCVEKQGRHKYYRFSSKEIAYAIEAMANLIPPQKIPQKKNTEKLPPIKYCRTCYDHLAGKIGVALTNSLLEQNIIIETNNDFEISEEGIKWFSDFGINVDEVRKQRRLFLKTCLDWSERKNHMAGSLATSLLNKMIANDWLRKTENSRAIIITGKGEKELYKQFKIVV; encoded by the coding sequence ATGGAAGAACAATTTATAAAAATCGCAACATTAATAGGTGACCCAACACGAGCATCGATTATGTGGGCATTGCTTGATGGAAAAGCATTTACAGCTACGGAATTGGCAATTGTAGGGAATACATCGCCACAAAATATAAGCATGCATCTGGGGAAGTTATTAGATGCCGATTTACTTTGTGTAGAAAAACAGGGGCGTCATAAATATTATAGATTTTCAAGTAAAGAAATTGCTTATGCTATCGAAGCAATGGCAAATCTTATTCCTCCACAAAAAATTCCTCAAAAAAAGAATACCGAAAAACTTCCGCCAATAAAATATTGCAGAACTTGTTATGACCATTTAGCGGGGAAAATAGGTGTGGCTTTAACAAATAGTTTATTAGAGCAGAATATAATTATCGAGACTAACAACGATTTTGAAATTAGTGAAGAAGGAATAAAATGGTTTTCGGACTTCGGAATAAATGTAGATGAAGTCAGGAAACAAAGACGGTTATTCTTGAAGACTTGTCTTGATTGGAGTGAAAGAAAAAATCACATGGCAGGATCCCTGGCCACGTCGTTATTAAATAAAATGATAGCTAATGATTGGTTAAGAAAAACTGAGAATTCCAGAGCAATAATTATTACAGGAAAAGGAGAAAAAGAATTATACAAACAATTTAAAATAGTTGTTTAG
- a CDS encoding cytochrome P450, translated as MSPTLFSQSDIKDPYYVYKTMLEKHSIFWDDANQIWMIYSYEYCTKILNSPKVNIPAINPNNEQELNEYTLKIINHLSRLSNGIQHVIAKETAMLLFANMKSIDINQIIAELLDSRLTENKIDWVDSVCKKLPVLVILKSFGFDQDDCKFISEKIEHLVKIMHPNKSAKQIQAINEISESSYSIIKKQLSNLSFYQPLLDKISESHQITLEETTTISVSNLIGLLIQSYDAGRGILSNSLLQITNNPNLISKNNIDKTLIQKLVIETLRFDPPIHNTRRVAITDIILDKTVIKKNEILLLVLASANRDPKKFDDALSFDIERINNNDNLTFGIGSHMCLAKYFSIHLTTETLFYLLNNYKTITSLENNILYEPLINARLPKNIWISIQ; from the coding sequence ATGTCACCCACTTTATTCTCTCAATCGGATATCAAAGATCCTTATTATGTATATAAAACAATGCTTGAAAAGCATTCTATATTTTGGGATGATGCAAACCAAATTTGGATGATTTATTCTTATGAATATTGCACCAAAATTCTAAATAGTCCCAAAGTAAATATCCCTGCTATTAATCCTAATAACGAACAAGAACTTAATGAATATACTCTAAAAATCATCAATCATTTATCCCGATTATCAAACGGAATTCAGCATGTAATAGCAAAAGAAACTGCAATGCTTTTATTTGCTAACATGAAATCAATTGACATTAATCAAATCATAGCCGAATTACTAGATAGCAGATTAACCGAAAACAAAATAGATTGGGTTGACTCTGTTTGCAAAAAACTTCCTGTTTTGGTTATTTTAAAAAGCTTTGGTTTTGATCAAGATGATTGTAAATTCATTTCTGAAAAAATAGAACATCTTGTAAAAATAATGCACCCTAATAAATCTGCTAAACAAATTCAGGCTATTAATGAAATCTCCGAAAGCAGTTATTCAATAATAAAAAAACAGCTGTCGAATCTCAGTTTTTATCAGCCTTTACTAGATAAAATATCTGAATCACATCAGATTACTTTAGAAGAAACGACAACAATATCTGTGAGTAATTTGATCGGATTATTGATTCAAAGTTATGATGCTGGCAGGGGAATTTTGAGTAATTCCTTATTACAAATCACTAATAATCCAAATCTAATTTCTAAGAACAATATTGACAAAACCCTGATACAAAAGTTGGTTATCGAAACTCTACGATTTGATCCACCAATCCATAATACAAGAAGAGTTGCAATTACAGATATTATATTAGATAAAACAGTAATTAAAAAAAATGAAATTCTATTATTGGTACTCGCTTCGGCAAATCGTGATCCTAAAAAATTCGATGATGCACTGAGTTTTGATATCGAGAGAATCAATAACAATGATAATCTTACCTTTGGGATTGGCAGCCATATGTGCCTTGCTAAATACTTTTCGATTCATCTTACAACCGAGACTTTATTTTATTTATTAAATAATTATAAAACAATTACATCTCTAGAAAATAACATTCTGTACGAACCTTTGATAAATGCCAGATTACCTAAAAACATCTGGATTTCGATTCAATAA
- a CDS encoding antibiotic biosynthesis monooxygenase, translated as MIAVIFEVIPNEEKKQEYLDIAASLRPELDKISGFISIERFQSLNDPGKILSLSFWKDEESIQQWRNLEMHRNAQSKGRQEIFKDYHLRIADVKRDYGMFNRKETPKDSPF; from the coding sequence ATGATAGCAGTAATTTTTGAAGTAATTCCTAACGAAGAAAAAAAACAAGAATATCTTGACATCGCTGCAAGCTTACGGCCAGAGCTAGATAAAATCTCTGGTTTTATATCTATAGAGCGATTTCAGAGTCTTAATGATCCGGGAAAGATTTTGTCTTTGTCATTTTGGAAAGATGAAGAAAGCATCCAACAATGGAGAAATCTCGAAATGCATCGTAATGCTCAATCTAAAGGGAGACAAGAAATTTTTAAAGATTACCATTTAAGGATTGCCGATGTAAAAAGGGATTACGGAATGTTCAACAGAAAAGAAACACCAAAAGACAGTCCTTTTTAG